A window of the Cucurbita pepo subsp. pepo cultivar mu-cu-16 chromosome LG01, ASM280686v2, whole genome shotgun sequence genome harbors these coding sequences:
- the LOC111798301 gene encoding probable receptor-like protein kinase At5g24010, whose product METFRSSLFILSLLFLLLLSAVHVFAQTYTPPDKYFVNCGSASNFVDDTGRIFVGDLNASDTFRFTPRNSRELNGLNESVRVFNQPAFYEFDVERDAFYIVRLHFSPSKFLADLSAALFDVSALEVFLLKNVNATNLNGNDSASIKEFFLKINTEKFRIVFLPKSSSIAYINAIEVFPTPPDFIQSEAQEIISDGRNASAARVSPFLVLHTIYRVNVGGPEISMKGDRLWRNWEMDDAYLLNPSSAVNSDIYSSTPKYKSETDVYFAPDMVYKSAKQLNRNASSTRTFLNITWSFPSRKHTVHLLRVHFYDIVGKSTNKYLVFDLYIGDSFSRTIDASVEVGGVYPFHLDFDVDSGESGLINVSVGPLDKKQSVEFNAFLNGVEIMEAMDEHSKDPEISAPWLEKSKNKLVGLWVGLAVGAFGLICMLGCGIWFGLKWRKRKTEEASYTHTQWSPLSAFGGGSTHSRLTDRTTSSSPLPNLNLGLKFSLAEIKTATNNFNKKFLVGEGGFGKVYKGVLKNGMKVAVKRSQPGAGQGISEFEREITILSRIRHRHLVSFIGYCDEGLEMVLVYEFLEKGTLREHLYNSKLPPLAWKKRLEICIGAARGLHYLHKGSAGGIIHRDVKSTNILLDENLVAKVSDFGLSRAGPLDETHVSTDIKGTFGYLDPEYFRTQQLTEKSDVYSFGVLLLEVLCARPALNPTLPREQINLAEWGVRCKKMELLEEIIDPKLEGQIEPNSLRKFSDTIEKCLQEDAANRPTMADVLWDLEYALQLQQSTAPRMPHEDSETIGIGTSSTAIQRFGSIGSSVLRDDPDMSQDVESHLTASEVFSQMKADHGR is encoded by the coding sequence ATGGAAACGTTTCGGAGCTCTCTGTTTATCCTATctcttctcttcctcctcctcctctccgCCGTCCATGTCTTCGCTCAGACATACACTCCTCCGGACAAGTACTTCGTCAACTGTGGATCAGCCTCCAACTTCGTCGATGACACTGGCCGGATCTTCGTCGGCGACTTGAATGCTTCCGATACTTTCAGGTTCACTCCGCGGAATTCTCGCGAACTCAACGGTTTGAATGAATCCGTTAGGGTTTTCAATCAGCCGGCGTTTTACGAATTCGACGTCGAACGAGATGCTTTTTATATTGTGCGACTTCATTTCTCTCCTTCGAAGTTTCTCGCAGATTTATCCGCAGCGCTTTTTGATGTTTCGGCTTTGGAAGTTTTCCTTCTGAAAAATGTCAACGCCACCAACTTAAACGGTAACGATTCTGCTTCGATTAAGGAATTCTTCCTGAAAATAAATACAGAGAAATTTCGTATTGTATTCTTGCCGAAATCTTCGTCTATTGCGTATATAAACGCCATTGAAGTGTTCCCCACGCCACCAGACTTCATCCAATCGGAAGCTCAGGAAATTATCTCAGATGGAAGAAACGCCAGTGCGGCTAGGGTTTCACCTTTTCTGGTTTTGCATACAATTTACAGAGTTAATGTGGGAGGTCCTGAAATCTCAATGAAGGGGGACAGATTATGGAGGAATTGGGAGATGGACGACGCTTATCTGCTGAATCCAAGCTCTGCAGTAAACAGCGATATTTATTCATCCACACCCAAATACAAGAGCGAAACAGATGTTTATTTTGCGCCCGATATGGTATACAAATCGGCCAAGCAGTTGAATCGAAATGCCAGCTCCACGCGCACCTTCTTAAATATTACCTGGTCTTTTCCTTCGAGAAAACATACTGTTCATCTTCTCCGTGTTCATTTCTATGATATCGTCGGTAAATCAACAAACAAGTATCTTGTCTTCGATTTGTATATTGGCGATAGCTTCAGTAGGACGATTGACGCTTCTGTGGAAGTTGGAGGCGTTTATCCATTTCATTTGGACTTCGACGTGGATTCGGGTGAAAGTGGGTTGATTAATGTCAGTGTTGGTCCTCTGGATAAAAAACAATCTGTAGAGTTCAATGCGTTTCTGAATGGGGTTGAGATAATGGAAGCCATGGATGAACATAGCAAAGATCCTGAGATCAGTGCGCCTTGGCTTGAGAAAAGTAAGAACAAACTAGTGGGGCTTTGGGTGGGTTTGGCTGTTGGGGCTTTTGGTTTGATCTGTATGTTAGGCTGTGGGATATGGTTTGGTCTGAAATGGAGGAAACGGAAAACTGAGGAAGCTTCATATACACATACACAATGGTCGCCATTGTCGGCGTTTGGAGGTGGGAGTACTCACAGCAGGCTTACTGATAGAACCACAAGCAGCTCCCCCCTCCCGAACTTGAATCTTGGGCTAAAATTCTCGCTTGCTGAAATCAAAACAGCCACGAACAATTTCAACAAGAAATTCCTTGTTGgcgagggtggatttgggaaAGTGTACAAGGGAGTTCTGAAGAATGGCATGAAAGTAGCTGTGAAGCGAAGCCAACCAGGGGCTGGACAAGGCATCTCTGAATTCGAGAGGGAAATCACGATCTTGTCGAGAATTCGCCATCGACATCTCGTTTCGTTCATCGGGTATTGCGACGAGGGACTTGAGATGGTTTTGGTTTATGAGTTTTTGGAGAAAGGAACTCTTAGGGAGCATCTTTACAACTCAAAGTTGCCTCCTCTGGCTTGGAAGAAACGACTTGAAATTTGCATTGGTGCAGCTAGAGGCCTGCATTATCTACACAAAGGCTCGGCCGGAGGGATCATTCACCGTGATGTCAAATCGACCAATATCTTGCTCGATGAGAATCTCGTTGCGAAAGTGTCCGACTTCGGACTTTCAAGAGCAGGCCCTCTGGATGAAACTCATGTGAGCACAGATATCAAAGGGACATTCGGGTATCTCGATCCCGAGTACTTCCGAACGCAACAATTGACAGAGAAATCCGATGTCTACTCATTCGGCGTACTTCTCCTTGAGGTTCTATGTGCAAGGCCGGCTTTGAATCCAACACTCCCAAGAGAGCAAATAAATCTAGCAGAATGGGGAGTTCGGTGCAAGAAAATGGAGCTGCTTGAAGAGATCATAGACCCCAAATTGGAGGGCCAAATCGAACCCAACTCCTTGAGAAAGTTCAGCGATACAATAGAAAAATGCTTACAAGAGGATGCTGCTAATAGGCCAACAATGGCCGATGTGCTGTGGGACCTGGAGTATGCGTTGCAGCTTCAACAGAGCACAGCCCCCAGGATGCCACATGAGGACAGTGAAACCATCGGCATTGGCACCTCCTCCACGGCCATTCAGCGTTTTGGTTCCATTGGTTCATCGGTTCTAAGGGACGATCCAGACATGAGTCaagatgtagaatctcacttGACTGCTTCTGAAGTTTTCTCTCAAATGAAGGCAGATCATGGGAGATAG
- the LOC111780303 gene encoding protein transport protein SEC23-1-like, with amino-acid sequence MAYTPQFSHGFSATLPVRQPDTAAPCSETMPPPLISTGPSRFPPEFQQDEMSAPSPGNGIIAATPVPRLSTPPGPPVFTSPIPPTAVPFRTSPASPQPIIFSSASALPASPQPVGDSPYVLFSSQKVLKLKKQGNVPSLGFGALISPGRDVSSGPQIIQRDPHRCPSCGAYSNLYCNILIGSGQWQCVICRNLNESEGEYAARSKEDLYHFPELSSSVVDYVRTGNRRPGFIPASDSRTSAPIVLVVDDSLDEPHLQHLQSSLHAFIDSVPPTTRIGIILYGRTVSVHDFSEESVASADVLPGDKSPTLESLKALIYGSGIYLSPMHASLRAAHTIFSSLRPYKLSIPEASRDRCLGTAVEVALAIIQGPSAEVSRGAIRRSGANSRVIVCAGGPNTYGPGSVPHSVSLPHYLHMEKSALNWMEHLGREAHRQNTVVDILCAGTCPVRVPILQPLVKASGGVLVLHDDFGEAFGVNLQRASARAAGSHGLLEVHYSDDIQITQVIGPGKEAHIDTHETLKNDTSLYIQMLSVEEAQSFSLSMETKRDIKSDFVFFQFVVQYSNVYQADISRVITIRLPTVDSLSEYLESVQDEIAAVLIAKRTALQAKSQSDAVDMRTTIDERVKDIALKFGALAPKSKIYQFPKGLSLMPELLFHLRRGPLIGSIVGHEDERSVLRNFFLNASFDLSLRMVAPRCLMHREGGTFEELPAYDLVMQSDAAVVLDHGTDVFIWLGAELAAEEGKSAAALAACRTLAEELTESRFPAPRILAFKEGSSQARYFASRLIPAHKDPPYEQEARFPQLRTLSTEQRTKLKSSFLHFDDPSFCEWMRSLKLIPPEPS; translated from the exons ATGGCCTATACACCTCAGTTTTCCCATGGATTCTCCGCCACTCTCCCGGTCCGGCAACCCGACACTGCAGCACCATGCTCTGAGACAATGCCTCCGCCCTTAATCTCGACAGGACCATCCAGATTTCCTCCAGAATTCCAACAGGATGAGATGTCGGCACCCTCTCCGGGGAATGGAATTATAGCTGCTACTCCCGTTCCTCGTTTGAGTACTCCCCCCGGACCTCCTGTTTTTACTTCTCCCATCCCGCCTACTGCTGTCCCCTTTCGTACTTCACCGGCATCTCCTCAGCCTATCATCTTCTCATCTGCTTCCGCCTTACCAGCTTCTCCTCAACCTGTGGGGGATTCGCCATATGTTCTATTTTCTTCGCAGAAG GTGTTGAAGCTGAAGAAACAAGGTAATGTTCCTAGTTTGGGTTTTGGAGCACTGATTTCGCCGGGGAGGGATGTTTCATCAGGTCCTCAAATAATACAGCGTGATCCCCATCGTTGTCCAAGCTGTGGAGCTTATTCGAATCTGTATTGCAATATCTTAATTGGTTCAGGTCAATGGCAGTGTGTAATTTGTCGGAATTTGAATGAAAGTGAGGGTGAATATGCAGCACGGAGCAAAGAAGATCTTTACCATTTTCCAGAACTGTCATCATCTGTGGTTGATTATGTCAGAACTGGGAATCGGAGACCAGGATTTATTCCAGCTTCTGACTCAAGAACGTCTGCTCCCATTGTTCTGGTTGTTGATGACTCGCTAGATGAGCCACATCTTCAGCATCTCCAGAGCTCCTTGCATGCTTTTATTGATTCAGTTCCCCCCACAACAAGAATTGGGATTATACTGTATGGACGTACTGTATCAGTGCATGATTTTTCAGAAGAATCTGTTGCCTCTGCTGATGTGCTTCCTGGTGATAAATCACCAACTCTGGAGTCTTTGAAAGCATTAATTTATGGATCAGGGATATATTTATCGCCAATGCACGCCTCACTCCGTGCAGCGCATACGATATTTTCATCACTGAGGCCTTATAAATTAAGCATTCCAGAAGCCTCTAGAGATAGGTGCCTTGGTACTGCAGTTGAAGTTGCTCTTGCCATAATCCAAGGACCTTCAGCAGAAGTGTCTCGAGGAGCGATTAGAAGGTCAGGGGCTAATAGTAGAGTTATTGTTTGTGCTGGTGGACCTAATACATATGGCCCTGGGTCAGTTCCCCATTCTGTTAGTCTTCCACATTACCTGCACATGGAAAAGTCTGCTTTAAATTGGATGGAGCATCTTGGTCGTGAGGCTCATCGACAGAATACAGTGGTTGACATTCTATGTGCTGGAACATGCCCTGTCCGAGTTCCTATCTTGCAGCCTCTTGTAAAAGCTTCTGGTGGTGTTTTGGTTCTTCACGATGACTTTGGGGAGGCCTTTGGTGTAAACTTGCAGAGGGCATCTGCTAGGGCTGCAGGTTCTCATGGTTTGTTAGAAGTACACTATTCTGATGACATTCAAATCACCCAAGTTATTGGTCCGGGCAAAGAGGCACACATCGATACACATGAAACCTTAAAAAATGACACCTCTCTTTACATTCAAATGCTAAGTGTAGAAGAAGCTCAAAGCTTCTCACTCTCCATGGAGACTAAGAGAGACATAAAGagtgattttgtatttttccaGTTTGTTGTACAATATTCAAATGTTTACCAAGCTGACATATCAAGAGTAATTACTATAAGATTGCCTACTGTTGATAGCTTATCAGAATATCTTGAAAGTGTTCAAGATGAAATAGCTGCAGTCCTTATTGCCAAGAGGACTGCCTTGCAAGCTAAAAGCCAGTCTGATGCTGTAGATATGCGGACTACAATAGATGAAAGAGTAAAAGATATTGCTTTGAAATTTGGGGCCCTGGCACCAAAGTCAAAGATCTATCAGTTTCCAAAGGGACTATCTTTAATGCCAGAGCTTCTGTTCCATTTGAGAAGAGGCCCTCTTATTGGAAGCATTGTTGGTCATGAAGATGAAAGGTCTGTATTGAGAAACTTTTTTTTGAATGCATCCTTCGACCTTTCCCTCCGCATGGTAGCACCTCGTTGTTTAATGCACCGGGAGGGGGGTACTTTTGAAGAACTTCCAGCATATGACCTCGTGATGCAGTCAGATGCTGCTGTTGTGCTTGATCATGGAACAGATGTCTTCATTTGGTTG GGTGCTGAGCTTGCAgctgaagaaggaaaaagtgcAGCTGCTTTAGCAGCTTGCAGAACATTAGCAGAAGAGCTTACTGAATCAAGGTTTCCGGCTCCCAGGATTCTTGCGTTCAAG GAGGGGAGCTCTCAGGCTCGGTATTTTGCTTCTCGGCTGATACCAGCACACAAGGACCCTCCTTACGAACAG GAGGCCAGATTTCCGCAACTTAGAACATTGTCAACAGAGCAGAGGACAAAGCTGAAAAGTAGTTTTCTTCATTTCGATGATCCCAGTTTCTGTGAATGGATGCGAAGTTTGAAGTTGATCCCACCAGAACCAAGTTAA
- the LOC111807299 gene encoding protein S-acyltransferase 18-like, whose protein sequence is MERSAGTLSRACMNATFLLHPHSQLSPILQANIMRRHGWQRPLHPLQIVAIAIYSFLVMAFYTFLGLFLGSRVAEITVTTLFSFVVLSVMFLFIRCTAIDPTDKTSVLNKKKMESKSKSKSFSRINFGLMLRQIVLRSFRNIERKILKTFIRRKYLDPWKVGPQMEPLLPYLLVTKDDVITPDPKEEEDVTFCSLCNFEVKRHSKHCRTCNRCVEGFDHHCRWLNNCVGKKNYTTFFLLMIFVLLMLAIQGGTAIAIFVRCFADKKGMEMELQRRFHRDFPREALATISVLLVLLTAYGSAALGQLFFFHLVLIQKGMRTYDYILAMKEESQSIIEDPFDEDYSDFSSDDDFDSPEKKPTSVSRFGLCQGEGRVKEDSARLSIKIDANPQTPSTGKQGLRISINPWKLITLSRDKALAAAEKAKEKLEKSKQDYLKPLPLETKSGLLTDTITTSTGNCDDIDGRGSWGNAKSSCDGVLPKAKGKVPSGSPESFSSPRRRSSSSLNTVPASVAWAASISPKHNKYRRNFDLKLTQVSKELETYISRQVLCSIIKKEESAASPR, encoded by the exons ATGGAAAGAAGTGCCGGGACTTTGTCGCGGGCTTGTATGAACGCCACCTTCCTCCTTCATCCTCACTCTCAACTCTCGCCCATTCTTCAGGCAAACATCATGAGACGCCATGGCTGGCAGCGCCCTCTCCATCCTTTACAG ATTGTAGCCATCGCGATTTACAGCTTTCTAGTAATGGCGTTCTACACTTTCTTAGGGCTTTTCCTTGGAAGCAGAGTCGCCGAAATTACAGTCACGACGCTTTTTTCGTTTGTG GTGCTTTCAGTGATGTTTCTATTCATAAGGTGCACGGCTATTGATCCAACCGACAAAACCAGCGTCCtaaacaagaagaagatggaatcaaaatccaaatccaagaGTTTCTCTAGaattaattttggattaaTGCTCAGGCAAATCGTTTTGAGGAGCTTTAGgaatatagaaagaaagattCTCAAAACATTCATCCGGAGGAAGTATCTGGATCCATGGAAGGTTGGCCCTCAAATGGAGCCTTTGCTCCCTTATCTTCTTGTAACGAAGGATGATGTGATCACTCCTGATCccaaggaggaggaggatgtAACATTTTGCTCTCTCTGTAATTTCGAG GTGAAGAGGCACAGCAAGCACTGTCGGACCTGCAATCGTTGCGTTGAAGGATTCGATCACCATTGCAGg TGGCTAAACAACTGTGTTGGGAAAAAGAACTATACCACATTCTTTCTTCTGATGATATTCGTGTTGTTAATG CTAGCAATCCAAGGAGGAACGGCCATTGCCATATTCGTACGGTGTTTTGCAGATAAGAAAGGAATGGAAATGGAGCTGCAAAGAAGGTTCCACAGAGATTTTCCAAGAGAAGCGCTTGCCACAATTTCA GTCTTGCTTGTGTTGCTGACTGCTTATGGTTCAGCAGCACTTGGAcaactatttttctttcacctAGTTCTCATACAAAAG GGAATGAGAACATATGATTACATACTGGCCATGAAAGAGGAGAGCCAATCTATTATTGAAGATCCATTTGATGAAGACTACTCGGATTTCTCTTCGGACGATGATTTTGATTCACCTGAGAAAAAACCGACTTCGGTGTCACGTTTTGGCTTGTGCCAAGGAGAAGGACGAGTCAAAGAG GACTCAGCAAGATTGTCCATAAAAATAGATGCAAATCCCCAGACTCCATCCACTGGAAAACAAGGCCTTCGTATCAGTATCAATCCATGGAAATTGATAACTCTGAGCAGAGACAAGGCTCTTGCAGCGGCTGAGAAAGCCAAGGAAAAGCTTGAGAAATCCAAACAGGACTACCTGAAGCCCCTGCCACTAGAGACCAAATCTGGCCTACTGACTGACACTATTACTACTAGTACTGGTAATTGTGATGATATAGATGGAAGGGGGAGCTGGGGGAATGCAAAGAGTTCATGTGATGGGGTGCTGCCTAAGGCTAAGGGGAAGGTCCCTTCTGGTTCCCCGGAAAGTTTTTCGAGCCCAAGGAGACGTAGCTCAAGCTCCCTTAACACGGTCCCAGCCTCGGTCGCTTGGGCGGCATCCATATCCCCAAAGCACAACAAGTACAGAAGAAATTTTGACCTGAAATTGACGCAAGTGTCCAAAGAGCTCGAGACCTACATTTCAAGACAGGTTTTATGCTCCATTATTAAGAAGGAAGAGAGCGCGGCCTCCCCAAGATAG
- the LOC111811769 gene encoding ABC transporter B family member 4-like, translated as MERHEDAGNGLSSLSEPSSSSLNNGKQKGVGNKKKEPKSVSFLKLFAFADSYDFLLMSVGSVGGIGNGVGMPLMTLLFGELIQTFGSNQDTHSIVSKVSKVCLKFVYLAVGVAVAAFLQVCCWIVTGERQAARIRGLYLKAILRQDVGYFDKETSTGEVVSRMSGDTVLIQDAMGEKVGKTVQLITNFIGGFTIAFIRGWQLALVMVSVIPLLVVAGATISRFMSQMAARGQSAYANAANVVEQTIGSIRTVASFTGEKQAISSYQKFLVDAYKSGVREALGGGIGIGTVMLVIFCTYSLAVWFGGKMIIEKGYDGGQVITIILAVLEASMSLGQILPCFSAFAAGRAAASKMFETIQRKPSIDVYDPKGKTLDDIQGDIDLKDVTFSYPTRPDEAIFSGFSLHIPSGTTAALVGESGSGKSTVISLIERFYDPQSGEVLIDGVNLKEFRLRWIRAKIGLVSQEPILFTASIKDNIAYGKDDATNEEIKSACELANAAKFIDKLPQGLHTLVGEHGTQLSGGQKQRIAIARAILKDPRILLLDEATSALDAESESIVQEALDRIMVNRTTVIVAHRLSTVRNADMIAVIHRGKMVQKGSHSKLVMDPSGAYSQLIRLQETNKDSEHASEVVNRTEFSLESMRQSSQRAHCLRSISRGSSVAHSSRRSLSMFGLTSEHDLTDARDVKDMIEEQSKAPPVSLRRLAALNKPEMPMLLMGTIGTVMCGVILPIFGLLLSNVIKTYYKPPEMLKKDTKCWAVIYIVLGVASLVAHPWRAYFFSVAGCKLIEHIRSLCFEKVVHMEVSWFDEAEHSSGAIGARLSSDAASVRALVGDSLSLNVGNIATAIASLVIAFNASWELALVVLALVPLIGINSLIQIKSMNGFSNNSKSMYEEASQVANDAVGGIRTVASFCAEDKVMDMYKTRCEAPLKSGIRQGLISGIGFGVSFFFLYNIYAITFYVGARLVDSGRTTFTQVFQVFYALTMAATGITHSSSISQDTTKAKAAAASVFAILDRKSKIDPSDESGTILPDLKGEIELKHISFKYPSRPNIQIFGDLNLHIHAGKTIALVGESGSGKSTVIALLQRFYDPDSGTITIDGVEIQKLQLKWLRQQIGLVSQEPVLFNETVRANIAYGKASEEEIIRAAETANAHSFISGLQHGYETTVGERGVQLSGGQKQRVAIARAIMKNPKILLLDEATSALDAESERVVQEAVDRVMVNRTTVVVAHRLSTIMNADCIAVVRNGIIVENGKHEELITIKQGFYASLIQLHASAVAPTPNSSS; from the exons ATGGAGAGACATGAGGATGCAGGAAACGGCCTATCGTCGCTATCAGAACCGAGCAGCTCGAGCTTGAACAATGGCAAGCAGAAAGGAGTGGGgaataagaagaaagaacCCAAATCTGTATCTTTTCTTAAGCTCTTCGCCTTTGCAGATTCATACGATTTCTTACTTATGTCAGTTGGAAGCGTTGGCGGCATAGGGAATGGGGTGGGCATGCCTCTAATGACTCTGCTCTTTGGAGAGCTCATCCAAACGTTTGGAAGCAACCAGGATACCCACAGCATAGTTTCTAAAGTTTCCAAG GTGTGCCTAAAATTTGTGTACTTGGCCGTGGGGGTGGCCGTCGCAGCGTTTCTCC AGGTGTGTTGCTGGATCGTGACGGGGGAGAGACAGGCTGCTCGGATCAGAGGGCTGTATTTGAAAGCTATATTGAGACAAGATGTCGGCTACTTTGACAAAGAAACAAGCACTGGAGAGGTTGTGAGCAGAATGTCTGGTGATACAGTCCTAATTCAAGATGCTATGGGTGAGAAG GTTGGGAAAACTGTCCAACTAATTACAAACTTCATTGGAGGCTTCACAATAGCTTTCATAAGAGGCTGGCAGCTGGCTCTGGTAATGGTATCTGTTATCCCGCTTCTTGTGGTAGCTGGAGCAACGATTTCTCGATTCATGTCGCAAATGGCTGCTCGAGGGCAAAGTGCCTATGCTAATGCAGCAAATGTGGTTGAACAGACCATTGGCTCAATAAGAACG GTTGCGTCGTTTACGGGTGAGAAGCAAGCTATAAGCAGTTACCAGAAGTTCCTGGTAGATGCTTATAAATCTGGTGTGAGGGAAGCTCTGGGTGGTGGAATAGGAATTGGTACAGTAATGCTGGTCATATTTTGTACTTACTCTTTAGCTGTTTGGTTTGGTGGAAAGATGATTATAGAGAAAGGATATGATGGGGGACAAGTGATTACCATCATTTTAGCTGTTTTGGAAGCCTCAAT GTCCCTCGGGCAAATATTGCCGTGCTTTAGTGCCTTTGCTGCAGGCCGAGCTGCTGCCTCTAAAATGTTTGAGACAATTCAAAGGAAGCCAAGCATTGACGTCTATGATCCAAAGGGTAAAACATTGGATGATATTCAGGGAGACATAGATTTGAAGGACGTGACTTTCAGCTATCCAACCAGGCCAGACGAAGCCATATTCAGTGGGTTTTCTCTTCACATTCCTAGTGGCACTACTGCagcattggttggggagagtGGGAGTGGCAAGTCAACCGTGATCAGTTTGATAGAGAGATTCTACGATCCACAATCCGGTGAGGTGCTCATCGATGGCGTTAACCTGAAAGAGTTTCGACTTAGATGGATTCGGGCAAAAATCGGTCTTGTCAGCCAAGAACCAATACTCTTCACTGCCTCAATTAAAGATAACATTGCATACGGCAAGGATGATGCAACTAATGAGGAAATTAAGAGTGCATGTGAACTAGCAAATGCTGCTAAATTCATTGACAAACTGCCTCAG GGATTGCATACCTTGGTGGGGGAGCATGGAACTCAGCTGTCCGGAGGGCAGAAGCAGAGGATTGCAATAGCAAGGGCAATTCTGAAAGACCCTCGAATTCTACTTCTAGATGAAGCGACGAGTGCACTTGATGCAGAATCTGAAAGCATTGTGCAAGAGGCTCTAGATAGGATAATGGTCAATAGAACTACTGTGATTGTTGCCCATCGTTTGAGCACAGTTAGGAACGCTGATATGATTGCTGTAATTCACAGAGGAAAGATGGTTCAGAAAG GTTCCCACTCGAAACTCGTCATGGATCCGAGCGGCGCATATTCACAACTGATACGCCTGCAGGAAACAAATAAAGACTCGGAACACGCTTCTGAAGTCGTTAACCGAACAGAGTTTTCTCTGGAATCAATGAGACAGTCAAGTCAGAGGGCTCATTGTTTGAGATCCATAAGTAGAGGATCGTCGGTTGCCCACAGCAGCCGCCGATCTTTGTCTATGTTTGGTTTAACAAGTGAGCATGATCTAACAGATGCTCGTGACGTAAAAGACATGATCGAAGAGCAGTCGAAAGCTCCTCCTGTTTCTCTCCGTCGCCTTGCCGCACTTAACAAGCCAGAGATGCCCATGCTTCTGATGGGAACAATTGGGACAGTGATGTGTGGGGTGATACTTCCAATTTTTGGATTACTACTTTCAAATGTGATAAAGACATATTACAAGCCCCCAGAGATGCTAAAAAAGGATACCAAGTGTTGGGCTGTCATTTACATAGTGCTTGGCGTGGCCTCATTGGTAGCACATCCATGGCGAGCATACTTCTTTTCGGTAGCGGGATGTAAATTAATCGAACACATCAGATCACTGTGTTTCGAGAAGGTGGTTCATATGGAGGTGAGCTGGTTTGATGAGGCTGAACACTCAAGTGGGGCCATTGGTGCAAGACTATCGTCGGATGCAGCATCAGTGAGAGCGCTAGTCGGGGATTCGCTCTCTCTGAATGTGGGCAACATTGCAACTGCAATTGCAAGTTTGGTGATTGCTTTTAATGCAAGCTGGGAACTGGCTCTCGTCGTCCTCGCTCTTGTTCCTCTCATTGGAATCAATTCGCTTATACAGATTAAATCCATGAATGGATTTAGCAACAACTCCAAG AGTATGTATGAAGAAGCCAGCCAAGTTGCAAATGATGCAGTAGGGGGCATAAGAACAGTTGCTTCGTTCTGTGCGGAAGATAAAGTGATGGACATGTACAAAACCAGATGTGAAGCCCCACTGAAATCAGGGATAAGACAAGGCCTCATCAGTGGAATTGGATTTGGAGtgtcattcttcttcttgtacAATATATACGCCATCACATTCTATGTGGGAGCCCGTCTGGTGGACAGTGGCAGAACAACGTTTACTCAAGTGTTTCAA GTGTTCTATGCATTGACGATGGCAGCTACTGGAATAACTCACTCCAGCTCAATTTCTCAAGATACTACCAAAGCCaaggctgctgctgcttccgTGTTTGCCATACTAGACAGGAAATCAAAGATAGATCCCAGCGATGAATCTGGAACAATATTGCCCGATCTTAAAGGAGAAATAGAGCTTAAACATATAAGTTTCAAGTATCCTTCGAGGCCAAACATCCAAATATTCGGAGACCTAAACCTACACATTCATGCTGGGAAG ACAATAGCTCTGGTTGGAGAAAGCGGAAGTGGAAAATCCACAGTGATCGCGCTGTTGCAGAGGTTTTACGATCCTGACTCCGGCACCATAACGATCGACGGAGTAGAAATCCAAAAGCTACAACTGAAATGGCTAAGGCAGCAAATAGGTCTAGTGAGCCAAGAGCCAGTGCTTTTCAACGAAACAGTACGAGCCAACATAGCGTACGGGAAGGCGAGTGAGGAGGAGATAATAAGAGCGGCGGAGACGGCGAATGCGCACAGCTTCATAAGCGGACTGCAACACGGATACGAGACGACAGTGGGGGAAAGAGGAGTGCAGTTATCTGGAGGCCAAAAGCAACGAGTGGCCATTGCTCGAGCCATCATGAAGAATCCGAAAATACTTCTACTGGATGAAGCCACAAGCGCGCTGGACGCAGAGTCGGAGCGAGTGGTACAAGAGGCGGTGGACCGAGTGATGGTGAATAGAACCACGGTGGTGGTAGCTCATCGCCTCTCCACGATCATGAACGCCGACTGCATCGCCGTTGTTCGGAATGGAATCATCGTCGAGAATGGTAAGCACGAAGAGCTCATCACAATCAAACAAGGGTTTTATGCCTCCTTGATTCAGCTCCACGCTTCTGCCGTTGCTCCCACTCCCAACTCCTCATcctaa